From a single Calonectris borealis chromosome 19, bCalBor7.hap1.2, whole genome shotgun sequence genomic region:
- the C1QBP gene encoding complement component 1 Q subcomponent-binding protein, mitochondrial: protein MLLARALRALALRPPLRPPPRRLLCSSSSSFSSSPRALLPPPGAAPPLARSLWQLGGGGWRTALLRPRRGSAGGVSCGCGGLHTEGDKAFAQFLTDEIKEEKKIQKHKSLPKVSGGWELEVHGTEARLVRKVAGEKITVTFNINNSIPPSADEETQEEQKPDEQEPDLTSTPNFVVEVIKDDTKQTLVLDCHYPEDEVGHEGEEESDIFTIREVSFQPTGESDWKDTNYTLNTDSLDWALYDHLMDFLADRGVDNTFADELIELSTALEHQEYIKFLEDLKSFVKCQ, encoded by the exons ATGCTGCTCGCCCGGGCCCTGCGCGCCCTCGCCCTGCGCCCGCCgctgcgcccgccgccccgccgcctcctctgctcctcctcctcctccttctcctcctctccccgcgccctcctgccgccgcccggcgccgcgccgcccctgGCGCGCTCCCTCTGGCAGCTgggcggcggcgggtggcggACGGCGCTGCTCCGCCcgcggcggggctcggccggcGGCGTCTCCTGCGGCTGCGGCGGCCTCCACACGGAGG GCGACAAAGCCTTCGCGCAGTTCCTGACGGATGAGATCAAAGAGGAGAAGAAGATCCAGAAACACAAATCTCTGCCCAAGGTGTCCGGGGGGTGGGAGCTGGAAGTCCACGGGACGGAGGCCAGGCTGGTGCGGAAGGTAGCGGGTGAGAA gATAACAGTCACATTCAACATCAATAACAGCATTCCACCCTCGGCTGATGAAGAAACACAAGAAGAGCAGAAACCTGATGAGCAGGAG CCTGATCTTACATCAACTCCAAACTTCGTTGTGGAAGTAATAAAAGATGATACAAAGCAGACCCTTGTTCTTGACTGCCATTATCCCGAAGACGAG GTTGGAcatgagggagaggaagaaagtgaTATTTTCACAATTCGGGAGGTCAGTTTTCAGCCCACTGGAGAATCGGATTGGAAGGACACCAACTACACCCTCAACACGGATTCCCTTGACTGG GCTCTGTACGATCATTTAATGGATTTCCTGGCTGATCGAGGAGTGGACAACACGTTTGCTGATGAGTTAATAGAGCTCAGCACTGCACTGGAGCACCAGGAGTACATTAAATTCCTTGAAGACCTTAAAAGCTTTGTCAAATGTCAGTAG